TGCGTCATGAGGAGGATCGAAAATGTCTCGTACGAGCGCTCTTGTCGAATTGAACAAGGACATTATGCATTTAGCCGATAAATCGGTTTGGCGCGTCGCGCCCGGTCATTTGTCGCGTATCGCCGAATGGGCCCCTGGCGTAGAAGTGACAGTCGAGAAGAGCGACAATGCGATGTGGCAATACAAGCTTACGGTGCCGGGCAGCACCGGCCTTGTCAGCGCCACGCCGTCGTCCGGCAAGCTGGTGCTTGGCTCGTCCATGCGCGACGTGATGACCGCGGACGAGATGTATCACGCGACACAGGGTTGACATTCTTTAAGAAACGCGATTACTCGCCTGCTCCAGGTGCCGCCTAGCGGTATCGGGAACGGGCGGGTTTATCCCGTACCGACGCACCCGTGGCGGCTCTTCCATCATCTTTGATCGAAACGAGCGGTCTGTCGGCCGGCCCAAAGGCTGGCAGAGGAGGGCGCGGACCTCCGCCACCTGACCTGTCTGAAACAGGCCAACTGAGCCGGGAGGACGCGGTTTTGCGACGCGCTTCGAGCGCGGGCGCGCGCTCGTCTTTGTCCGGCCATTTAGAGGACGCGAATGACGAAGCGTGCAGAAGCCAAGTATAAAATCGACCGCCGTATGGGGCAAAATATCTGGGGCCGCCCGAAGAGCCCCGTTAACCGCCGTGAATATGGGCCGGGCCAGCATGGTCAGCGCCGCAAGGGCAAGCTCTCGGACTTCGGCACGCAGCTGAAGGCCAAGCAGAAGCTCAAGGGCTATTACGGCAATATTTCGGAAAAGCAGTTCCGCAAATATTACGCCGAGGCGATCCGCATGAAGGGCGACTCGGGCGATAATCTCATCGGCCTGTTGGAGCGCCGCCTCGATGCCGTCGTCTACCGGGCGAAATTCGTCCCGACGGTCTTCGCGGCTCGGCAGTTCGTGAACCATGGCCATGTCAAGGTGAACGGCCGCCGCGTGAATATTGCCTCCTATCAAGTCCGCGTCGGCGATGTGATCGAAGTGAAGGAAGCCTCGCGTCAGATGATCCTGGTGTTGGAAGCGGTCGGGCTCGCCGAACGCGACGTGCCGGATTATTTCGACGTCGATCATGGCAAGATGAACGCCAAGCTGACGCGCGTTCCGCTGCCGGCCGAGGTGCCTTATCCGGTGATGATGGAACCGAACCTCGTCATCGAATTCTATTCGCGCTGATATCGGTTTGACATGTTTTGCAAAAGGCCGCTTTCGAGCGGCCTTTTTCTTATTTGATGACAATCCTGATTCAATTGCCCTCGTGCTTCGAGACGGCTGCTGCGCAGCCTCCTCAGCATGAGGGCTTAAAACAATCAGTCACTTAGCCCTCACCCTGAGGAGCGCGCCTTCTCAGGCGCGCGTCTCGAAGGGCGAGGGCGTCGCCGGGTTGGCATCCTTCTCGCTACGCACCTCAGAGCGCGCAGCAAGTGGCGGACCCCCATGACCAAGATCACGTTCATAGAATATAACGGCACCGAACATCCGGTCGATGCAGAGGACGGCGCGGTCCTGATGCGTGTCGGCCGGGCGCATGATATCCCGACGATCCGTGGCGAATGCGGCGGTATCTGCGATTGCGGGTCCTGCCATGTCTATGTCGAAGCGCCTTGGGATCAGAAGCTCGACCCGCCGATTGAACTCGAAGAGATGATGATCGGCAGCCTGGCTCTGACGAAGAAGGCCAACAGCCGCTTAAGCTGCAGGATCACCGTCACGCCGGAAATGAACGGGATGATCCTGCGCCTGCCAAACCCTGACCTGTAACAGTTACTTGCTGTCGCCTTGGCCCTTCAACAGCACGCGAAAGCCGGCATTGGCATTTGTGTTCAACACTTGCGATCCTGCATCGCCGCGAAAATTTTGATTTTGCAGGTTTGAGTTGACATTTATGAACTCGGGCTTGCACTCGCTCGCAATCGTGTCGAGCAGCAATTTGCATTCATTCCCGACGATGGCGTAGATCGCTTTGCGCGCCGAAGTCTCTAAATCGGCCAAAGCGTCCTTGTCGCTGGACGGGACCGGTTGAGCGAAATTAAAATTCGTGTTGACGCGAATTTCGCCCTTTGACAGCGGAAAATTCTGCGCAAAGGCTGACGAAGAACAAAATACGAGACCAGCGAAAAATCCAGGAGCGAACGAACGCATTGGGAAACTCCATTTTGCAATGGGCTTGTTTTAACCGCCGCGCGTGTCCTTTTCATTGCCAACTTGTTCAAAGACCGAAGATTTGGACTCTATCCTGAAGAGGGTGTTCTCGGCATCCGGCGTCTCTACGCGATGTCATTTACAATGTTTTCATGAAACCGGCGAAACGCATCAGCCCTTCCGGCCAGGGACCGTGTCCGCTATCGATGTTGAGATGGCCCGAGAGGCCCGCATCGACCACGTCGATGCCAAGTGTGGCTGCGAGCGCTTCGCTCTCCTCATAGGTCGAATAGGGATCGTCGTGGGAGGCGATCAGAAGCGCCGGAAAGGGCAGCTTGCGGGTGATCGGCGCGGCGAAAGCCGGATCGATCTCGGCGATCTGCAAGATGAAGCTCGGCGCCGGCGGCGTGACGAGAAAGGCGCCTTTGATCTTGGACGCGACATCGTCCGGCACATGCGCGACCGCGAGCGCCCCCAGGCTATGGCCGATGATGACGGGCGGCTTCGTCGCCGCGTGGATGGCTTCCGAAAGATTTTGCATCCAGGCCGCAAACATCGGATGCGCCCAATCCTCCTGCGCGACGCGGCGCGCCGTCTTCAGCTGCTTTTCCCAGCGGCTTTGCCAATGATCATCGGGCGAGTCACCAAGCCCGGGCACGATCAGAATATCGGCATCGGATGTCAGCATGAGCGATCAGGCGGTGCGTGCGAGAAGGGCGGGGTTTGAAACTTCCGCCTCGAAAGCGCCGAGAATCTTTTCATAAAGCGCGGCTTCAAGCGCCGAAAAAACCTTCGAGCGCGCGGCGAAATCGGGGTCGCGCTTTTGCAGCTCGCCGGAGACGCGGCTCAAATGCTGTTCTTCTTCGGCCAATAGGCCATCGAGAGCCTGTACACCCGGCATAGCGGCAAGCGCCTTGCGATATTGGGTGTAGACGTCGAGTGCGCGGATCTCGACAAGCCACGTCACATAAAGATAAACGAGCGCCGCACGCACGTCTTCGGTCTGATCGGATAGCGCTTCGTCGCAGGCGTGATCGAGGGTCTGGAAATAATCCTCGGCCGCTTCGCCGCAGAGCAGTGCTTCGGGCGCGTAGGACTCGAAGCTCTTGCCGCCGATTTTGATCGCAAGCTTCTTGAGGCTCAAAGCATGACGGCCCTCTTCGAGCGCGTGCGCGAGAACCTCTGCGGACAAAGCTTCCGCCTTCTGGCTTTTCACGATCTTGCGGAAGCCGACATATTCCAGAAAGGAAAAGGTGTTCAGCCAGCGCGCGTGGAGCTTTGGGTCTGCCACAACGCGCGCGACAAGCGCTTCGAACCGGTCCTGCGAACTCATCAAGCTTTGTCCTTTGCAGAGTCTCCAAACACACGATTGAAGATCATATCGACATTTTTGAGGTGGTAGCCGAGGTCGAACAGCTCTTCGAGCTCGGCGTCGGTGAGGGCTTTCTTGACGTCGGCATCGGCCTTCAGGAGGCTCAGAAAATCGCCTTCGCCGCGCCAGACGGGCATGGCATTGCGCTGAACGAGCGCGTAGGCGTCTTCGCGCGAGACGCCTTTTTGCGTGAGCGCCAAAAGCACGCGCTGCGAATGCACGAGGCCGCCGAGCCGGTCGAGATTCTTTTGCATATTGGCCGGATAGACCAGCAATTTATCGATCACATTGGTGATGCGGGCCAGAGCGAAATCGAGCGTGATCGTCGCGTCCGGGCCGATCATGCGTTCGACCGAGGAATGCGAAATGTCGCGCTCGTGCCAAAGCGCTACATTTTCCATGGCGGGCATGGCCATGCTGCGCACGAGGCGCGCGAGGCCGGTCACGTTTTCGGTGAGCACGGGGTTGCGCTTATGCGGCATGGCCGAAGAGCCCTTCTGGCCTTCGGAAAAATATTCCTCGGCCTCCAGCACTTCGGTGCGCTGCAAATGGCGGATCTCTATGGCGAGCCGCTCGATCGAAGAGGCGATCACGCCGAGCGTCGCGAAGAACATCGCATGCCGGTCGCGCGGGATGATCTGGGTCGAGACGGGTTCCGGCACGAGCCCGAGCTTTTCCGCGACATAGGCCTCGATGCGCGGATCGATATTGGCGAAAGTGCCGACGGCGCCGGAAATCGCGCAAGTGGCGATCTCCTTCTTCGCTTGCACGAGCCTTTCGCGGGCGCGGGAAAATTCGGCATAGGCCTCGGCCATTTTGAGCCCGAAGGTCACGGGCTCGGCGTGAATGCCATGCGAGCGGCCGATCGAGGGCGTCATCTTATGCTCGAAGGCGCGGCGCTTCAGCGCCGCCATCAGCGCCTCGACGTCGGCGATGAGAATATCCGATGCGCGGGAGAGCTGCACCGCGAGGCAGGTGTCGAGCACGTCGGACGAGGTCATGCCTTGATGGACGAAGCGCGCCTCGGGGCCGATGAATTCGGCAAGATGCGTCAGAAAGGCGATGACATCATGTTTTGTCACGCGCTCGATCTCGTCGATGCGCGCGACATCGAAACTGACATTGCCGGCCTTCTCCCAGATGGCCTTTGCCGCCTCCTCGGGAATGACGCCGATCTTGGCCAGGGCATCGCAGGCATAGGCTTCGATCTCGAACCAGATGCGAAAGCGCGTCTGCGGTTCCCAGATGGCGACCATATCGGGGCGGGAATAGCGAGGGATCATGGGCGCTCGGAGAGCCTTTGTGATTGCCGCCCTCGTCCTTCGAGACGCGCCATTCTGGCGCTCCTCAGGATGAGGGCTAGGTTAAGGTTGCCTCAAAAGCCCTCATGCTGAGGAGGGTCCGCAGGACCCGTCTCGAAGCACGAGGGCTCCAAGGGGTCAAGTGCATGCAGCAATCGGAGGACGCACTGGCCTCATCGGTGCCACATGACCATTTGCGCGATCGACAGCAAAATTTCCGCGGCGATCAGGATCACGATGATGATTTCGAGCCGCGTCGCGCGGTCGGCATCGATCATATCGTTGAGCGCGCGCGCGGTCTCGCCGATGACGTCGAGTTTGTTCTTCAAGGTCTGGGCGCGTTCCTTCAATTCATATTCGTCTTCGAGGCGCGCATAGAGACGTTCGAGATCGGGTCGATCCCACAGGACATCCGGCTTTTCCTCGACCGCGACGCGGCCCGAGACGCGATGCTGGACGAGCAGCGTCTGGCCGATCAGCCGCAGCATGAAACGCCGCTTCCACGGTGGGCGGCCCGTCGCGGCGAGCTGCGCCGCGAAAGGCTCGATAATATCGAAGACGGCATTCACCTCGCGTTCGTCGCGCCCGAGCGATACGCTTTTGGCAAGCGCGTCGGCCAGCACAAGCAGGCGCTCGGACGAAAGATCCTTCATCGCGATCGCGCCGCCGGGCGTCACCTTGTCATCCGGCTCAGTGGAAATTTCGAGGACGGCCATTTCGTCGTCGACATGTGCGTGCGGACCGGAGACCCGCACTTTCACCGCCTGCAGGACATCGTCTTCTTCGAGCGGAGACAGGCCGATCATCACGGCGACGCCAAAACGGTAGAGCGCGACAAAGCCCCGCGCGCCGGCCTGAAAGGCGAGTGGATTGGCGGAGATCATGTCGGAGCGCTCAAGTCCGGCCGTATCGATCCGGTCGCCGAGAAGCAGCGCCCGCGCCGTGGTCTTATGGGCTGCCAAACTGCCCTGATTGATCGAAGTGACTGTGTTCATGCATGAGATCTAGGTGAGAGGACCGGGCAATGGAAGCTTAGCTGTGGCTAAACTTCCCGCGCCAGGAGGGCAGGGCCTCTTTAAAAGGCAGCGGCTCCGCCTCGAAAATGGCGCGGGCTATGGCGCGGGCGAGGCAATTCGACGCGAGAAGTCCGATTTCGGTCTGATCGCGCAAGCTTGGACGTGTGGCGGCGCGGCCTGTCGCCACGGCGAAGACCGTATCGCCGTCCATGGCGGCGTGGGCGGGGCGCAAGGCCAGGGCGAGGCCGTCCTGCGCCACAATGGCCATGCGTTTGGCCTCGGATTTGGTTAAAGGCGCATCGGTCGCGACGATCGCGATCGTCGTATTTTCGAGCGCGTCGCCCTTGATGCGCATCGCGAGCGCTTCCGGCGGCCAAGCCGCAGGCCAGCCGAGGCCGCCAAATTCGCCATTTTGCTCATAAGGAGCGGCCCAAAAATGCGGGCTGTCGCCGATGGTCGCTTGGCCGACGGCATTGACCGCGACGAGAGCACCGATGCGATAGCCGGCCGAGGTCTCAGTGCTCGCAGAGCCGATCCCGCCTTTAAGATTGACAGTCGTCGCGCCGTAACCGGCGCCCGCACTGCCGAGCTTGAACTGCGGACCGGCTGAGGCCGCCGCTTCGAAACCAAGCTGCCAATAGACCGGCACCTCGCCCCAGGCCTTGTCGCCGCCATTCAAAAGATCGAAGAGAATGGCGCCGGGCACGATCGGCACGCGGATGTCGCGAACTTGGAAGCCGCGGCCCTGCTTGCGCAAAAAGGCCTGGGTCCCGCCCATGGCGTCGAGGCCATAGGCCGAGCCGCCAGAAAGCACGATGGCGTCGATCCGATCGACCGTCATTTCGGGTTCGAGCGCCGCCGTATCGCGCAGGCCAGGCGCGCCGCCATGCGTGGCGACCGAGGCTGTGGCGGGTTCGTCGAAAATGACGGCGGTCACGCCCGAGGCGAGCTTTTCGTCTTGGGCATGACCGACCCATAGGCCCTCGACGTCGGTGATCAGGTTTTTGACAGCAGCCTTGGCCATGAGGCACTGATCCCGCGTTATGATGCGCTAAAACAGCAGATTTGGCATTGGGGCTCGGGTGAGCGCCTTCTTGGAACACAGATGTCTATGCCTGATCTTACCGGAAACGAATGGTCTTTAGACAGAATCGAGGCGGTTCTCATCGCGGGTCCGACGGCGAGCGGCAAATCGGCTTTGGCGCTTGACCTCGCGCTCCGCCATAATGGTGCGCTCATCAATACGGATTCGATGCAGGTCTATCGCGATCTGCATGTGCTCAGCGCGCGGCCGACGCAAGACGAAGAAAGCCAAGTCCCGCATTTTTTGTTCGGTCACGTCGATGGCGCCGTCAATTATTCGGTCGGCCATTGGCTGGAAGATGTCGCGCGCGTTCTGCCCGCCATTCGGCAAACCGGGCGCCTGCCGATCTTCGTCGGCGGAACCGGGCTTTATTTCAAGGCGCTGACGCAGGGGCTTTCCGACATTCCGCGCGTGCCTCAGGCGGTCCGTCTGAAGATCCGTGCCGAAGCGGAGGGTGTTGCGCCCGCGCTTTTGCACGAGCGGCTCATGGCCTGCGATCCAGTCATGGCAGCCCGGCTGCGCCCGAGCGATCCGCAACGGCTTTTGCGCGCCCTCGAAGTCTTTGCCGCGACCGGCCAAAGCCTGGCCTCGTTTCAACATCGAAAAAGCGCGCCATTTCTGGATATAGGCAGGTGCGAGGCCCTGTTTCTCGCGCCGGATCGCGGTCTTTTACGCAAGCGGATCGCAATGCGGTTCGAACTGATGCTGAAACTGGGTGCTTTGGAGGAGGTCGAGCGTCTGGTGGCCCGGTCTCTCGATCCGGCGCTCCCGGTGATGCGGGCACATGGCGTTCCGCATCTTTTGCGCTATCTTCGCGGCGATATTGACCTTGCAACCGCTGCCACGTTCGGAATCATGGACACACAGCATTATGCAAAGCGTCAATTCACCTTCGCGCGACATCAGTTACCGGCATTTCGGATGTGTAGTGTTGAAAATATGCCACTTTCCCGAGTTCAATGAGGTCTAATCTGGGGCTTGGGCGATTTCGATCTTGCGGCTTGGTTCTCGTTGATTTCTGGTGGTGGGTGCAATCTTCACGTGCGCCTTTT
The Methyloferula stellata AR4 DNA segment above includes these coding regions:
- the rpsD gene encoding 30S ribosomal protein S4 — protein: MTKRAEAKYKIDRRMGQNIWGRPKSPVNRREYGPGQHGQRRKGKLSDFGTQLKAKQKLKGYYGNISEKQFRKYYAEAIRMKGDSGDNLIGLLERRLDAVVYRAKFVPTVFAARQFVNHGHVKVNGRRVNIASYQVRVGDVIEVKEASRQMILVLEAVGLAERDVPDYFDVDHGKMNAKLTRVPLPAEVPYPVMMEPNLVIEFYSR
- a CDS encoding 2Fe-2S iron-sulfur cluster-binding protein encodes the protein MTKITFIEYNGTEHPVDAEDGAVLMRVGRAHDIPTIRGECGGICDCGSCHVYVEAPWDQKLDPPIELEEMMIGSLALTKKANSRLSCRITVTPEMNGMILRLPNPDL
- a CDS encoding RBBP9/YdeN family alpha/beta hydrolase, with the protein product MLTSDADILIVPGLGDSPDDHWQSRWEKQLKTARRVAQEDWAHPMFAAWMQNLSEAIHAATKPPVIIGHSLGALAVAHVPDDVASKIKGAFLVTPPAPSFILQIAEIDPAFAAPITRKLPFPALLIASHDDPYSTYEESEALAATLGIDVVDAGLSGHLNIDSGHGPWPEGLMRFAGFMKTL
- the purB gene encoding adenylosuccinate lyase — its product is MIPRYSRPDMVAIWEPQTRFRIWFEIEAYACDALAKIGVIPEEAAKAIWEKAGNVSFDVARIDEIERVTKHDVIAFLTHLAEFIGPEARFVHQGMTSSDVLDTCLAVQLSRASDILIADVEALMAALKRRAFEHKMTPSIGRSHGIHAEPVTFGLKMAEAYAEFSRARERLVQAKKEIATCAISGAVGTFANIDPRIEAYVAEKLGLVPEPVSTQIIPRDRHAMFFATLGVIASSIERLAIEIRHLQRTEVLEAEEYFSEGQKGSSAMPHKRNPVLTENVTGLARLVRSMAMPAMENVALWHERDISHSSVERMIGPDATITLDFALARITNVIDKLLVYPANMQKNLDRLGGLVHSQRVLLALTQKGVSREDAYALVQRNAMPVWRGEGDFLSLLKADADVKKALTDAELEELFDLGYHLKNVDMIFNRVFGDSAKDKA
- a CDS encoding RMD1 family protein, whose amino-acid sequence is MNTVTSINQGSLAAHKTTARALLLGDRIDTAGLERSDMISANPLAFQAGARGFVALYRFGVAVMIGLSPLEEDDVLQAVKVRVSGPHAHVDDEMAVLEISTEPDDKVTPGGAIAMKDLSSERLLVLADALAKSVSLGRDEREVNAVFDIIEPFAAQLAATGRPPWKRRFMLRLIGQTLLVQHRVSGRVAVEEKPDVLWDRPDLERLYARLEDEYELKERAQTLKNKLDVIGETARALNDMIDADRATRLEIIIVILIAAEILLSIAQMVMWHR
- a CDS encoding P1 family peptidase, producing the protein MAKAAVKNLITDVEGLWVGHAQDEKLASGVTAVIFDEPATASVATHGGAPGLRDTAALEPEMTVDRIDAIVLSGGSAYGLDAMGGTQAFLRKQGRGFQVRDIRVPIVPGAILFDLLNGGDKAWGEVPVYWQLGFEAAASAGPQFKLGSAGAGYGATTVNLKGGIGSASTETSAGYRIGALVAVNAVGQATIGDSPHFWAAPYEQNGEFGGLGWPAAWPPEALAMRIKGDALENTTIAIVATDAPLTKSEAKRMAIVAQDGLALALRPAHAAMDGDTVFAVATGRAATRPSLRDQTEIGLLASNCLARAIARAIFEAEPLPFKEALPSWRGKFSHS
- the miaA gene encoding tRNA (adenosine(37)-N6)-dimethylallyltransferase MiaA, encoding MPDLTGNEWSLDRIEAVLIAGPTASGKSALALDLALRHNGALINTDSMQVYRDLHVLSARPTQDEESQVPHFLFGHVDGAVNYSVGHWLEDVARVLPAIRQTGRLPIFVGGTGLYFKALTQGLSDIPRVPQAVRLKIRAEAEGVAPALLHERLMACDPVMAARLRPSDPQRLLRALEVFAATGQSLASFQHRKSAPFLDIGRCEALFLAPDRGLLRKRIAMRFELMLKLGALEEVERLVARSLDPALPVMRAHGVPHLLRYLRGDIDLATAATFGIMDTQHYAKRQFTFARHQLPAFRMCSVENMPLSRVQ